The Amycolatopsis umgeniensis DNA segment CGCGTGGCCGCGTCCTTCCAGCGATGCGCGTTACGCGGCACCATGACGAACCCGGGCCGGACGACGTTGCACCGGAGCCCACGCGGTCCGAATTCCACGGCGGCCGCACGGCCGAGCGCCTCCAACGCGGCCTTGGCCATCGCGTACGGCGCCTGCCCGCCCCAGGCCAGGCCCGCGTGGATCGAACTGACCAGCACCGCGGCGCACGGCCTTCCGCCGGCCCGGGTGACCAGCTGCCGCAACGGTTCCAGCGCGGACACCGCGCCGATGTCCAGCACCCGGCGCAGCGCGTCCGGCGTCTGCTCGGCGAGGGGAGCGCGATGCTCGCCCAGCAGGCAATGCACCAGCCCGGTCACGCCGTCGAGGGCGTCGAACGCGGCGCCGATCACGGCCGGATCGGTCGCGTCATCACGGATCCACGGGATGTCGGCAAGTTCCGGTGGCGGTGGCGCGACGTCCACCACCGCGACCCGTCGTCCCTCCGCCAGCAGAGCACGCACGACGGCCGAGCCGATACCGCCCGCGCCGCCGAGCACCACCACCTGGCTCATGACCGCTCCCCTGCCCCTTCGGCGGTTCCCCGGGTGAAGAAGGCACGCACGACGAGTCCCGCCGCGGCGGTGACCAGCGGGTCGTCCCGTGACTGCGGCCGGGCAAGCGCCTGCGGCGGTGTCGTCTCGACGCGGTCGCGCACCGCCTCGAGCCATCGGTCCGACGGTGCGCCGCTACCGCCGAGGATGATCATGCGCGGTCGCATCAGGTCGTACGCCGTGTCGGCCACCCGGGCCACTTGGGCGCTGCGCGCTTCGAGGAGCCCGATCGCGACCGGATCCGTTTCCGCCAGGCGGATCAGGTCCGTCAGCGAAGTCGCCGTGAGGCCCGCGGACCGGGCGGCGGCGAGCAACGCCACGTCCGTCCCGTTCTCGCCGAAGGGTCCGTAGCCTCCACCGGTGAGGCCGGGCACGAGGACGCGGCCGAAGCCGCCCTGGATGGTGCCGCCCGAGGACGCCCCCGCCGGCAGGCTGAGGAATCCCGTCTCCGCGACGTTGCCGACGAACAGGTACAGCACCTTGTCCTGTCCCAGCCCCGCACCGAAGGTGAGCTCGGCGCCCAGCAGGGCACACACGTTCCCGTCCACCACGACGTCGAGCCCGGTCCGCTCACGCACCACGTCGGCGACCTGGACGCCGGTCCAGCCCAGCACGTCGTTGCGCACGACCCGGCCTGCCTCCCGGTCCACCTCACCGCCGACGGCCACTCCGATGCCCAGCACCGGTCCGGGTGCGGAGTCCGCCAGCCCGGCCGCCAGTTCGGCGGCGCGGCGCAGCGTGGCGGCGCTGTCCGCCGGATCACGGTTCTCGGTCCGTGTCCTGACACTGTGCCCCGCCAGGTCGATCAGCCCGGCCGTGGTCCGTTCGAGGCCGAGGTGCACGCCGACCGCGTACCGGCTGGACGGGTCGAGCTCCACCGGCACCCGGGGCCTGCCGATCCGGGTGGACTGCTCGACGAGTTCGCGGACGATGCCCGCCGACAGCAGAGGTTCGATGATCCTGCTGACGCTGCCGTGGTTGAGGGACAGCTCCTTCGCGATGTCCCCGCGCGCCAGCGGACCGCGATGGACGAGCAGTTGGAGCACGGCGGCCGTGTTGGCCTGCCGGGCCTGGCGCGGCCGGGTTCCGCTGAGTGCCGGGTGGTTCGTCGTCATGCCGGCTTCCCGGACTCGACGCTGTTGGTTTCCTCCAGCTCGACGCCCGTGGTGGCCAGCCACGGCGACGCCAACACGATCACCGCGCTGACCAAGAACGCACCGGCGTACCACGCGACGATCGTGATGCCGTGCTTCTGCGCCAGCATGGGCGCCAGGAACACGTTGAGCGCGATCGCGAGCCGGGTCACGCACTGCGCGATACCGGATCCCAGCCCCCGCAACGAGGTGGGGAACGCCTCGGTGCTCCACACCCAGGACAACACGCCCGGGCCGAACCAGGTCAACATGGCGTACACGACCCAAAAGGCCACCAGCCCGACGCCGGCTCGCTCACCGGTGAACGCGATGCCCAGCCCGGCGGCGAACACGCCGAGACACGTCCACACCCCCAGCCAGCGGCGGTTGATCCGGTCGATGACCAAGGCGCCGAGCGCCACCGCGATCAACCCCACCACGAAACCCAGCAGGGAGAAGTACAGCGTGTTGGACACCCCGATACCCGTACTGCTGATGATCAACGGTCCCGCGACCGTCGCCACCGCTCCCCCGAAGGCCTGGATGGCGAAGAACGCCGTGACCGTCGCCAACCGCCGCCACGCGCCGCCGGACAACAGCATCCGGTAGCTCCGCTTCTCGACGACTTCACGCTTCGGCGGCTCCAGCCCCAGGGTGTCGTAGATCCGCTGCGCCTCCTCCTCGCGGCCGCGCGCACTCAGCCATCGGGGCGACTCCGGCAGGAATT contains these protein-coding regions:
- a CDS encoding SDR family NAD(P)-dependent oxidoreductase, with product MSQVVVLGGAGGIGSAVVRALLAEGRRVAVVDVAPPPPELADIPWIRDDATDPAVIGAAFDALDGVTGLVHCLLGEHRAPLAEQTPDALRRVLDIGAVSALEPLRQLVTRAGGRPCAAVLVSSIHAGLAWGGQAPYAMAKAALEALGRAAAVEFGPRGLRCNVVRPGFVMVPRNAHRWKDAATREALRKVQPLGELGRPEDVARVIAFLLGDQARFVSGETITVDGAMTAVLPEPGSPGVGGLGSLGGD
- a CDS encoding ROK family transcriptional regulator, with translation MTTNHPALSGTRPRQARQANTAAVLQLLVHRGPLARGDIAKELSLNHGSVSRIIEPLLSAGIVRELVEQSTRIGRPRVPVELDPSSRYAVGVHLGLERTTAGLIDLAGHSVRTRTENRDPADSAATLRRAAELAAGLADSAPGPVLGIGVAVGGEVDREAGRVVRNDVLGWTGVQVADVVRERTGLDVVVDGNVCALLGAELTFGAGLGQDKVLYLFVGNVAETGFLSLPAGASSGGTIQGGFGRVLVPGLTGGGYGPFGENGTDVALLAAARSAGLTATSLTDLIRLAETDPVAIGLLEARSAQVARVADTAYDLMRPRMIILGGSGAPSDRWLEAVRDRVETTPPQALARPQSRDDPLVTAAAGLVVRAFFTRGTAEGAGERS
- a CDS encoding MFS transporter codes for the protein MVSDTARTPSMSPRRARFVRNWTSRLVAFGEFIDGYDLLVIGAAVLFLKPYFQLTAFQIGLVTAAAFVGTALGLVVFGDLSDRFGRRVIFMINLVFFVVASVAAAFVQDVWQLVAARFVLGVAVGMDIPTSHAFLTEIAPKSRRGRIAGSLPNMMWLSGAVTSVLCALALQPVFGDETWRWLFGLAALPAAAVLVARQFLPESPRWLSARGREEEAQRIYDTLGLEPPKREVVEKRSYRMLLSGGAWRRLATVTAFFAIQAFGGAVATVAGPLIISSTGIGVSNTLYFSLLGFVVGLIAVALGALVIDRINRRWLGVWTCLGVFAAGLGIAFTGERAGVGLVAFWVVYAMLTWFGPGVLSWVWSTEAFPTSLRGLGSGIAQCVTRLAIALNVFLAPMLAQKHGITIVAWYAGAFLVSAVIVLASPWLATTGVELEETNSVESGKPA